One part of the Actinomyces howellii genome encodes these proteins:
- a CDS encoding methionine ABC transporter permease: MTALTTLTVTALPVLAGAEKERWLDNKYLTENVGPAIVETLLMVLVSGSLTIIFGLLLGLALVTTGKRGEHRNWAVYGVLSQIVNLGRSMPFIVLMVAIMSLTRLLVGTSLGWQAACVPLTIGAIPFYARLVETAVNDVDRGKVEAALMMGASTTQITWGVLVREALPVLIQSATVTLIALLGYSAMAGTVGGGGLGNLAVQYGYERNMGDVMIVSVVLIVLLVGIIQVIGDLLSRLVDHR; encoded by the coding sequence ATGACCGCCCTGACGACCCTGACCGTTACCGCTCTGCCCGTCCTCGCGGGGGCGGAGAAGGAACGCTGGCTCGACAACAAGTACCTCACCGAGAACGTCGGACCGGCCATCGTCGAGACCCTCCTCATGGTGCTCGTCTCAGGGAGCCTCACGATCATCTTCGGGCTCCTGCTCGGCCTGGCGCTCGTCACCACCGGCAAGCGGGGCGAGCACCGCAACTGGGCGGTCTACGGGGTCCTGTCCCAGATCGTCAACCTCGGCCGCTCCATGCCCTTCATCGTCCTCATGGTCGCGATCATGTCGCTCACGCGCCTCCTGGTCGGAACCTCCCTGGGATGGCAGGCGGCCTGCGTGCCTCTGACCATCGGAGCCATCCCCTTCTACGCGCGCCTCGTCGAGACGGCTGTCAACGACGTCGACCGCGGCAAGGTCGAGGCCGCCCTCATGATGGGCGCTTCCACCACCCAGATCACGTGGGGCGTGCTCGTGCGCGAGGCCCTGCCCGTCCTCATCCAGTCCGCGACCGTCACCCTCATCGCGCTCCTGGGCTACTCCGCCATGGCCGGCACCGTCGGCGGCGGAGGCCTGGGCAACCTCGCCGTCCAGTACGGCTACGAACGCAACATGGGCGACGTCATGATCGTGTCGGTCGTCCTCATCGTCCTGCTCGTCGGCATCATCCAGGTCATCGGAGACCTCCTGAGCAGGTTGGTCGACCACCGCTGA
- a CDS encoding DUF885 domain-containing protein translates to MTDQALSAHRTPTAVDAVAEHYVSRLAELSPEFAVDKALPGRRGELDDYSPEGLAALSDLARSTLRELDGVEAVDEVDRVTLSAMRERLGLELELDEAGERLRHLNTIVSPVQSLRDLADLLPTDTVEDWEAFASTLRAVPRAFSQYAESLLLARERGLVPARRQVEACISQARAQARESTSSYTVLLGGAVTADGEPLPAALSEELARAAAAARSGYASMAETLRTELLPVAGEADAVGRERYARLSREFLGAVVDLDETYEWGREQMAAIDAEQRSIAVELYGSGTSVVEAMKRLNADPARTLHGTEALREWMQMVSDAAITALDGTQFDIPAPLRTLECRIAPSTTGGIYYTGPSDDFSRPGRMWWSVPEGTTEFATWQERTTVYHEGVPGHHLQVGMQTWLREELNSWRRLACWVSGHGEGWALYAERLMADLGYLDDPGDRMGMLDSQRLRAARVVLDIGVHLGKERPAELAVLPGVGEGVWDAPSAWAYLRHNVAMHESFLRFELDRYLGWPGQAPSYSVGQRLWEAARDEALAAGTSLTDFHTRALRLGSVGLDVMGEALRA, encoded by the coding sequence ATGACAGATCAGGCGCTCTCCGCCCACCGCACGCCCACTGCCGTCGACGCGGTGGCCGAGCACTACGTGTCGCGGCTGGCCGAGCTCTCCCCCGAGTTCGCCGTCGACAAGGCGCTGCCGGGCCGTCGCGGTGAGCTCGACGACTACTCTCCCGAGGGCCTGGCGGCCCTGAGCGACCTGGCCCGATCCACCCTGCGCGAGCTCGACGGCGTCGAGGCGGTCGACGAGGTCGACCGCGTGACGCTCTCAGCCATGCGTGAGCGCCTGGGGCTCGAGCTTGAGCTCGATGAGGCCGGGGAGAGACTGCGCCATCTCAACACCATCGTGTCTCCCGTCCAGAGCCTGCGCGATCTTGCCGACCTCCTGCCCACCGACACCGTCGAGGACTGGGAGGCCTTCGCCTCGACCCTTCGTGCCGTTCCTCGCGCCTTCAGCCAGTACGCCGAGTCCCTGCTCCTGGCCCGTGAGCGCGGCCTCGTTCCGGCCCGCCGGCAGGTGGAGGCCTGCATCTCTCAGGCGCGAGCCCAGGCCCGGGAGTCGACCAGCTCGTACACGGTGCTCCTCGGTGGCGCCGTGACCGCAGACGGCGAGCCTCTGCCTGCGGCGCTGTCCGAGGAGCTGGCGCGGGCCGCCGCCGCGGCGCGCTCCGGCTACGCCTCAATGGCTGAGACGCTGCGCACCGAGCTGCTTCCCGTGGCCGGCGAGGCCGACGCCGTGGGCCGCGAACGGTACGCGCGATTGAGCAGGGAGTTCCTAGGCGCCGTCGTCGACCTGGACGAGACCTACGAGTGGGGCCGCGAGCAGATGGCCGCGATCGATGCTGAGCAGCGGTCGATCGCGGTCGAGCTCTACGGATCCGGCACCTCGGTGGTCGAGGCCATGAAGCGCCTCAACGCTGACCCGGCCAGGACGCTGCATGGCACCGAGGCCCTGCGTGAGTGGATGCAGATGGTCTCCGACGCGGCGATCACGGCCCTGGACGGCACACAGTTCGACATTCCCGCCCCCCTGCGCACCCTGGAGTGCCGGATCGCCCCCTCGACGACGGGCGGCATCTACTACACCGGCCCCAGCGACGACTTCTCCCGGCCCGGTCGCATGTGGTGGTCGGTGCCCGAGGGGACCACCGAGTTCGCCACCTGGCAGGAGCGGACGACCGTCTACCACGAGGGCGTGCCCGGCCACCATCTGCAGGTGGGGATGCAGACCTGGCTGCGTGAGGAGCTCAACTCCTGGCGTCGCCTCGCGTGCTGGGTCTCGGGGCACGGGGAGGGGTGGGCCCTGTACGCCGAGAGGCTCATGGCGGACCTGGGCTACCTGGACGACCCGGGGGACCGGATGGGCATGCTCGACTCCCAGCGGCTGCGCGCGGCCCGGGTCGTGCTCGACATCGGCGTCCACCTGGGCAAGGAGCGCCCGGCTGAGCTCGCGGTGCTGCCCGGTGTCGGCGAGGGGGTGTGGGACGCTCCGAGCGCGTGGGCGTACCTGCGGCACAACGTGGCTATGCACGAGTCCTTTTTGCGCTTCGAGCTCGACCGCTACCTGGGCTGGCCGGGGCAGGCGCCGTCCTACTCGGTGGGTCAGCGTCTGTGGGAGGCAGCGCGCGACGAGGCGCTGGCAGCCGGCACGAGCCTGACGGACTTCCACACCCGCGCTCTGCGACTGGGAAGCGTGGGCCTGGACGTCATGGGCGAGGCACTGCGCGCCTGA
- a CDS encoding DUF7926 domain-containing protein — protein sequence MYARAANNAGIVVSNLSLVSSDANGVEDPSDTSIKVDDYLKLSFDWDASAANAKSGDSFQITLPVELRNRESITENMTVSYNGSAHVIGSCAMEAQTITCTFNSQLDTLVNQGFTGLQGSGSALVLAAEATDESTVTVNANGQATEVAVPGGKIAENVGLPYTEQWLTKWGFPVTSTSSEISWEITFGASQVKQALAQSGTELVVDGSTRSTITFTDEISPGQTYVTDMSKWQLSIGSAQGRDYFYGQVTDATGADQDTRVGDFDIAVQLNGTTATVTVTGPFAPDTNYHIYYSTSPTSADGIVQPGVEYTNKAAVVGTGLEESHSVYYTKSFTISVDMAPGFGGLGITKLLTGAQATQVPASTTFEVTIDYVLPGGATVDTYAGWIPPGTVNADRTGGTTTMTVTTGENTTYNGTFPRDTVLTLSEDTSSASTTPAGVSWGTPVFTVGDQTTNTLTIGNQTSTAVTLRNSADDAPVEQGDFTVTKELAGDGDFTGSTYTFSYTCTDGTTGTLSVAGGQTSAPSQKVAAGSTCTITEDAASAERAGYSLVLPAEQTVQIVKDQTAALTVTNTYDQDYGTFSVAKVIAGDFTATDPGTVSVSYQCDDAAATSGTLVLTMGGNAVLGPLLPAGTTCVLSEDASSAERAGYTVTTSWSQDSVTIVKDSTPAVTVTNTYTPVPSPSPSASPSESPSASPSASASESPSASPSASVSESPSASPSASVSESPSASPSASVSESPSASPSASASESPSASPSASESGTPAPAATASYPSNGTPTTPTTKTTRTTRTTSSLARTGAFVAIPAIIAAGALAGGALLVRRRRD from the coding sequence ATGTACGCACGTGCAGCAAACAACGCTGGCATCGTCGTGTCCAACCTGTCGCTGGTGTCCTCGGATGCTAACGGCGTCGAGGATCCGAGCGACACGAGCATCAAGGTTGACGACTACCTCAAGCTGTCCTTCGACTGGGACGCCAGTGCGGCCAACGCCAAGAGCGGGGACTCCTTCCAGATCACCTTGCCGGTTGAGCTGCGCAATCGCGAGTCGATCACCGAGAACATGACCGTGAGCTACAACGGCAGTGCCCACGTCATCGGCTCGTGCGCGATGGAGGCCCAGACGATCACCTGCACCTTCAACAGCCAGCTCGACACCCTCGTCAACCAGGGCTTCACCGGCCTGCAGGGCAGCGGTTCGGCTCTCGTCCTGGCCGCCGAGGCCACCGACGAGTCCACGGTGACGGTCAACGCGAACGGCCAGGCCACCGAGGTGGCCGTCCCCGGGGGGAAGATCGCAGAGAACGTCGGGCTGCCCTACACCGAGCAGTGGCTGACCAAGTGGGGCTTCCCCGTCACTAGTACCTCGAGCGAGATCAGCTGGGAGATCACCTTCGGTGCCTCCCAGGTCAAGCAGGCCCTGGCCCAGTCGGGCACCGAACTCGTCGTCGACGGCTCCACCCGCTCGACCATCACCTTCACTGACGAGATCTCCCCTGGGCAGACCTATGTGACCGACATGTCGAAGTGGCAGCTGAGCATCGGCAGCGCTCAGGGGCGCGACTACTTCTACGGGCAGGTCACCGACGCAACCGGGGCCGACCAGGACACCAGGGTGGGTGACTTCGACATCGCTGTGCAGCTCAACGGGACCACCGCGACCGTGACGGTCACCGGCCCCTTCGCGCCCGACACGAACTACCACATCTACTACAGCACCTCGCCGACCTCGGCCGACGGCATCGTCCAGCCCGGCGTGGAGTACACGAACAAGGCCGCGGTGGTCGGGACGGGCCTGGAGGAGTCCCACTCCGTGTACTACACGAAGTCCTTCACGATCAGCGTCGACATGGCGCCCGGATTCGGGGGCCTGGGGATCACGAAGCTTCTCACCGGTGCCCAGGCCACGCAGGTTCCCGCGTCGACGACCTTCGAGGTCACCATCGACTACGTGCTCCCCGGCGGTGCCACGGTCGACACCTACGCCGGCTGGATCCCGCCGGGAACCGTCAACGCCGACCGCACCGGCGGAACGACGACGATGACTGTGACGACCGGGGAGAACACGACCTACAACGGGACCTTCCCCAGGGACACGGTCCTGACCCTCAGCGAGGACACCTCGAGCGCCTCGACCACGCCGGCCGGAGTGTCCTGGGGGACCCCCGTGTTCACGGTGGGCGACCAGACGACCAACACGCTCACAATCGGCAACCAGACCTCGACGGCTGTGACTCTGCGCAACTCCGCCGACGACGCTCCCGTGGAGCAGGGCGACTTCACGGTGACCAAGGAGCTGGCAGGGGACGGCGACTTCACCGGGTCGACCTACACCTTCTCCTACACCTGCACGGACGGGACGACCGGCACGCTGTCCGTGGCGGGCGGGCAGACCTCCGCCCCGTCCCAGAAGGTCGCCGCCGGCTCGACCTGCACGATCACCGAGGACGCGGCCTCCGCGGAGCGTGCCGGCTACTCGCTCGTCCTGCCCGCCGAGCAGACGGTTCAGATCGTCAAGGACCAGACCGCCGCGCTCACGGTGACGAACACCTACGACCAGGACTACGGCACCTTCTCCGTGGCCAAGGTCATCGCCGGAGACTTCACGGCGACCGACCCGGGGACGGTGTCGGTGAGCTACCAGTGTGATGACGCGGCGGCCACGAGCGGGACGCTCGTGCTGACCATGGGCGGCAATGCCGTCCTGGGACCGCTGCTTCCCGCCGGAACGACCTGCGTGCTCAGCGAGGACGCCTCCTCCGCCGAGCGTGCCGGCTACACGGTGACGACGAGCTGGTCGCAGGACTCAGTCACGATCGTCAAGGACTCCACACCGGCGGTCACGGTGACCAACACCTACACGCCGGTCCCCAGCCCGTCGCCGTCGGCCAGCCCGTCGGAGTCGCCCTCGGCGAGCCCGTCGGCCTCGGCTTCGGAGTCTCCGTCGGCGAGCCCCTCGGCGTCGGTCTCGGAGTCTCCGTCGGCGAGCCCCTCGGCGTCGGTCTCGGAGTCTCCGTCGGCGAGCCCCTCGGCGTCGGTCTCGGAGTCTCCGTCGGCCAGCCCCTCGGCGTCGGCGTCGGAGTCTCCGTCGGCCAGCCCCTCGGCGTCGGAGAGCGGGACGCCTGCGCCAGCCGCGACGGCGAGCTACCCGTCGAACGGGACTCCGACGACCCCGACGACGAAGACGACAAGGACGACGAGGACGACCTCCTCCCTGGCGCGCACCGGTGCCTTTGTCGCTATTCCGGCGATCATCGCGGCTGGCGCGCTGGCCGGTGGTGCGCTGCTCGTGCGCCGTCGCCGGGACTGA
- a CDS encoding alpha/beta hydrolase encodes MTDPAPCLVTDILGDPWVSRRLPLTQSPAAPEADHAVLVHQRGAVPAGHGPRHRRAVLYLHGRNDYFFQTWLADAFLAAGYEFYALDLRACGRAGLGHPSPHDVRDLRVHDEEIATSLEIIRHEHGHDVVVLNAHSTGGLQAAIWAKDHPGSVEALTLNSPWLDLNSSAIMRSYGSAWVDLVARRDPERIIDNPSEAKAVKAAEAAEAAARATIQPHSTSDTDPVRHALGGTSAVGADPGPVGLDLYARSLHARWGGPWDWDLTLKPSPAFPVRAGFLAGVRRLQREVHHGLGIEVPVLVCCSTRSCSHDASPEEARHSDVVLSVRQIVERSAFLGSDVTVVQVPGGVHDLALSLSPAREEYLAVLTGWLQARLP; translated from the coding sequence GTGACCGACCCGGCTCCTTGTCTTGTAACCGACATTCTGGGAGACCCCTGGGTGTCCAGGCGGCTGCCCCTCACGCAGTCTCCCGCCGCTCCGGAAGCGGACCACGCCGTCCTCGTCCACCAGCGAGGCGCGGTACCCGCCGGCCACGGGCCCCGGCACCGTCGGGCGGTGCTCTACCTGCACGGACGCAACGACTACTTCTTCCAGACCTGGCTCGCCGACGCCTTCCTCGCAGCGGGATACGAGTTCTACGCCCTGGACCTACGGGCCTGCGGCCGCGCTGGCCTCGGCCACCCCTCGCCGCACGACGTGCGGGACCTGCGCGTCCACGACGAGGAGATCGCCACGAGCCTTGAGATCATCCGCCACGAGCACGGACACGACGTCGTCGTGCTCAACGCACACTCGACCGGCGGCCTTCAGGCGGCCATCTGGGCCAAGGACCATCCCGGCTCGGTGGAGGCGCTCACCCTCAACTCACCGTGGCTCGACCTCAACTCCTCGGCGATCATGCGCTCCTACGGGTCGGCCTGGGTCGACCTCGTCGCCCGGCGCGACCCCGAGCGCATCATCGACAACCCCTCGGAGGCCAAGGCGGTCAAGGCGGCCGAGGCAGCCGAGGCCGCTGCCCGCGCGACGATCCAGCCTCACAGCACGTCCGACACCGACCCGGTTCGCCACGCCCTTGGGGGCACCTCGGCAGTCGGCGCCGATCCCGGTCCGGTCGGCCTGGACCTGTACGCCCGGTCCCTGCACGCGCGCTGGGGAGGCCCCTGGGACTGGGACCTCACGCTCAAGCCCTCACCGGCCTTTCCGGTGCGTGCAGGCTTTCTCGCGGGCGTCCGTCGTCTTCAGCGGGAGGTCCACCACGGCCTGGGGATCGAGGTGCCCGTCCTCGTGTGCTGCTCGACGCGTTCCTGCTCCCACGACGCGTCCCCCGAGGAGGCGCGGCACAGCGACGTGGTGCTCTCCGTCCGCCAGATCGTCGAGCGCTCGGCCTTCCTTGGCTCCGACGTCACGGTGGTCCAGGTCCCTGGCGGCGTGCACGACCTCGCCCTGTCCCTGTCGCCCGCGCGCGAGGAGTACCTCGCGGTGCTCACCGGCTGGCTTCAGGCGCGCCTACCCTGA
- a CDS encoding low molecular weight protein-tyrosine-phosphatase produces the protein MSAAATVPPLPPLRDPSTPYTVVMVCTGNICRSAMAQVVLMDRLDVAGEGSGVVVTSAGVSDEEHGHPMDPRARQVLRAHGYGESEDAVGRAVSAAIDGHVAHRVSDRELKTADLLLAMTRAHEAELLRRLRALRLDEGRVRMFRSFDPLVSDRSGAPQGQPRGRDLDVQDPWYGTISDFEDTLAVVERVCDVLAPALNEVEGPTARR, from the coding sequence GTGAGTGCCGCAGCGACCGTCCCGCCCCTTCCTCCGCTCAGGGACCCTTCCACCCCGTACACGGTGGTCATGGTCTGCACGGGCAACATCTGCCGCTCGGCGATGGCGCAGGTCGTCCTCATGGACCGCCTGGACGTGGCGGGCGAGGGCTCTGGCGTCGTCGTCACCTCAGCGGGCGTCTCGGACGAGGAGCACGGCCACCCCATGGACCCCCGTGCCCGACAGGTCCTCAGGGCCCACGGTTACGGCGAGAGCGAGGACGCGGTGGGCCGGGCCGTGTCCGCCGCGATCGACGGGCACGTCGCCCACCGCGTGTCGGACCGCGAGCTCAAGACCGCCGACCTGCTCCTGGCGATGACGAGGGCCCATGAGGCCGAGCTGCTCCGGCGGCTGCGCGCGCTGAGGCTCGATGAGGGGCGGGTGCGGATGTTCAGGAGCTTCGACCCGCTCGTCTCCGACCGGTCGGGGGCTCCTCAGGGGCAGCCCCGGGGACGCGACCTCGATGTGCAGGATCCCTGGTACGGGACCATAAGCGACTTCGAGGACACGCTCGCCGTCGTCGAGCGGGTCTGCGACGTGCTGGCGCCGGCTCTCAATGAGGTCGAGGGACCCACGGCGCGTCGGTGA
- a CDS encoding MetQ/NlpA family ABC transporter substrate-binding protein translates to MSQSLSPRLSRRTVLVGGLGSAIAMTLAACGSSSKGGVDGLTVEGDVATISIGASPVPHVTILNWVQENLAADAGISLDIVELNDYQTPNISLNDGSLAANFFQTPNYLAQQIDEFGYEFTAIADVHIEPMGLYTAKGYTSADEIPEGGTVILNDDPANTARGLKLLAAGGLIELDESVELPTDKDITSNPKNLSFPTVDAAQVYNSMADAEAAVINGNYALDHGLNPNEDALLLEESGESPYANQLVVRTADKDNEHLVTLAGLLNSEELRTFIEQEWTNGAVLPAF, encoded by the coding sequence ATGTCCCAGAGCCTCTCCCCGCGCCTGTCCCGCCGCACCGTGCTCGTCGGCGGCCTGGGATCGGCCATCGCCATGACCCTGGCCGCCTGCGGCTCGTCATCCAAGGGCGGGGTCGACGGCCTGACCGTCGAGGGCGACGTCGCCACGATCTCCATCGGCGCCAGCCCGGTCCCCCACGTCACCATCCTCAACTGGGTCCAGGAGAACCTCGCTGCCGACGCCGGCATCAGCCTCGACATCGTCGAGCTCAACGACTACCAGACCCCCAACATCAGCCTCAACGACGGCTCCCTGGCCGCCAACTTCTTCCAGACCCCCAACTACCTCGCCCAGCAGATCGACGAGTTCGGCTACGAGTTCACCGCGATCGCCGACGTCCACATCGAGCCGATGGGCCTCTACACCGCCAAGGGCTACACCTCCGCGGACGAGATCCCCGAGGGCGGCACGGTGATCCTCAACGACGACCCGGCCAACACCGCGCGCGGCCTCAAGCTCCTCGCCGCCGGCGGGCTCATCGAGCTCGACGAGTCCGTCGAGCTGCCGACCGACAAGGACATCACCTCCAACCCGAAGAACCTCAGCTTCCCCACGGTCGACGCCGCCCAGGTCTACAACTCGATGGCCGACGCCGAGGCGGCCGTCATCAACGGCAACTACGCGCTCGACCACGGCCTCAACCCCAACGAGGACGCCCTCCTCCTCGAGGAGTCCGGGGAGTCCCCCTACGCCAACCAGCTCGTCGTGCGCACCGCCGACAAGGACAACGAGCACCTCGTCACCCTGGCCGGCCTGCTCAACTCCGAGGAGCTGCGCACCTTCATCGAGCAGGAGTGGACCAACGGCGCCGTCCTGCCCGCCTTCTGA
- a CDS encoding methionine ABC transporter ATP-binding protein — MSAPPAPARTGTPGDGPDASAGTGPMISLRDVHKVYQLRNGATVRALDGLSLEVPAGAIHGVVGTSGAGKSTLVRCLTALERPTSGQVRVAGQDMAALSPGELRKARRAIGMVFQHANLLDSRTTAQNVAYPLALAGVPRGSRHETVQRMLDLVGLGDRGDSYPAQLSGGQKQRVGIARALADQPAVLLCDEPTSALDPETTRSILELIRDVRDRLGVTVVIITHEMSVVRQVCDSVSLLEAGRVVESGPIEQVVSDVSSRLSHELVPVPEVPRASLAPNDVVLDVALTAHPGQPAAAHVMSLAAEQGADVAGGVFETLGSAQVGRLALTVPASRSSAAVAALREAGVTVEERA; from the coding sequence GTGAGCGCACCGCCAGCACCAGCCCGGACAGGGACCCCGGGAGACGGACCCGACGCCTCAGCCGGGACGGGCCCGATGATCTCCTTGCGTGACGTCCACAAGGTCTATCAGCTGCGCAACGGCGCCACCGTGCGCGCTCTCGACGGGCTGTCCCTCGAGGTGCCCGCCGGCGCGATCCACGGGGTCGTGGGCACCTCCGGCGCGGGCAAGTCGACCCTCGTGCGCTGCCTGACAGCCCTCGAGCGCCCCACGAGCGGCCAGGTGCGGGTGGCCGGCCAGGACATGGCCGCCCTGAGCCCCGGCGAGCTGCGCAAGGCCCGTCGCGCCATCGGGATGGTCTTCCAGCACGCCAACCTCCTGGACTCGCGCACGACCGCCCAGAACGTCGCCTACCCGCTGGCCCTGGCCGGGGTGCCCCGCGGGTCCAGGCACGAGACCGTCCAGCGCATGCTCGACCTCGTCGGTCTGGGCGACCGCGGTGACTCCTACCCCGCCCAGCTCTCAGGCGGCCAGAAGCAGCGGGTCGGCATCGCCCGCGCCCTGGCCGACCAGCCCGCCGTCCTGCTGTGCGACGAGCCGACCAGCGCACTGGACCCCGAGACCACCCGCTCCATCCTCGAGCTCATCCGCGACGTGCGCGACCGGCTCGGCGTCACGGTCGTCATCATCACCCACGAGATGAGCGTCGTGCGCCAGGTCTGCGACTCCGTCAGCCTCCTTGAGGCCGGGCGCGTCGTCGAGTCCGGCCCCATCGAGCAGGTCGTCTCCGACGTCAGCTCGCGTCTGTCCCACGAGCTCGTCCCCGTCCCGGAGGTCCCCCGGGCCTCGCTGGCCCCCAACGACGTCGTCCTCGACGTCGCACTGACCGCCCACCCCGGCCAGCCCGCTGCCGCCCACGTCATGTCCCTGGCTGCCGAGCAGGGTGCCGACGTCGCCGGCGGGGTCTTCGAGACCCTCGGCTCCGCCCAGGTCGGGCGCCTGGCCCTGACCGTCCCCGCCTCCCGCTCCAGCGCAGCGGTCGCCGCGCTGCGCGAGGCGGGCGTGACCGTGGAGGAGCGCGCATGA
- a CDS encoding DUF6571 family protein — protein MGKKVYLDPEALQRRVDAFKEIAEKAKDEVGKIVNASSDQADPMENPPLEEYTPKMRAAAAAVTKRLAEIEECKKTIERLSSNGIGTKVGDYGIEIEVPDDRIDSKGKLESWAKAAVDGKDLESLADSDGKDPLPSGRSYHELLKSLRENKGSKKNPHYANFLIDEVGPENLAKIPVAFQTHVGGGSAYGNEKAHEIASLLGQNLGIASTQWDRKRSKAVADGIVKSVTGKGKWGRIPALNAILGMHDKKYNYRTAPTFGKNFLLSLGEGLEKLPLDEIMRAFKADENLTGPQHVWEPGRRNNAGPFLAASTTSHGPNSMDPMAGVLYAMSKNPEVAHEYLAPDGSRHPNGSWSPGDKMKRRWELLTTRPREQNGGLDAFTAAQAAASSLRKNENKDKASSATWLSARSIEYAVDVVEEKEYSDEMKRNLAVVAANCATEGVNVARGGSPDGLGLEGDPSRDPSTFSTFLYRIMDNKDAATIVSAAFAREVRDRFPNANDQRTFKDKYQAMGNVHGYLNALGDKKVADMYGDDEKQRSEFKKNVTWGLGVGSAAIGGAFTGPVAPALWAVGSAAATPAIVDNAVPDATVPDDPITDVRSTLQAEAYGEAIARGLFKNPDALHPNLFRDEDGAYPWYSMENGKPVIDFSGSRGDAQNTQIHDWAIKVKDGKLDPDDVISNADKAIDAGIKQGEALINGESDKDTGSITIRR, from the coding sequence ATGGGAAAGAAGGTTTACCTGGACCCTGAGGCCCTGCAGAGACGAGTTGATGCGTTCAAGGAGATCGCCGAAAAGGCTAAGGATGAGGTCGGCAAGATCGTCAACGCGAGCAGTGACCAGGCCGACCCGATGGAGAACCCGCCACTCGAGGAGTACACGCCGAAGATGCGGGCGGCTGCGGCGGCCGTCACTAAGCGGCTCGCCGAGATCGAGGAGTGCAAGAAGACTATCGAGAGGCTGAGCAGCAACGGCATCGGCACAAAGGTTGGCGACTACGGCATCGAGATCGAGGTCCCCGACGACAGGATCGACTCAAAAGGGAAGCTGGAGTCCTGGGCGAAGGCCGCGGTGGACGGAAAAGATCTCGAGAGCCTCGCCGACAGCGACGGAAAAGATCCGCTGCCGAGTGGGCGAAGTTATCATGAGCTCCTCAAGTCGCTCAGGGAGAACAAAGGCTCCAAGAAGAATCCTCATTACGCCAACTTCCTCATCGATGAGGTTGGGCCGGAGAACCTGGCGAAGATCCCGGTCGCCTTTCAAACTCACGTTGGGGGAGGCTCTGCATACGGGAACGAAAAGGCGCACGAGATCGCCAGCCTGTTGGGTCAAAATCTTGGCATCGCCTCGACCCAGTGGGACCGCAAGCGATCCAAAGCGGTTGCTGACGGCATCGTCAAATCGGTGACAGGAAAGGGGAAGTGGGGACGGATTCCTGCACTCAATGCAATACTGGGAATGCACGACAAGAAATATAACTACCGCACTGCCCCCACCTTCGGCAAGAACTTCTTACTCAGTCTTGGTGAAGGCCTGGAGAAGCTGCCTTTAGATGAGATCATGCGGGCATTCAAGGCAGATGAGAACCTAACGGGCCCTCAGCATGTTTGGGAGCCCGGGCGCCGGAATAACGCTGGTCCTTTCCTTGCAGCGTCGACAACTAGTCACGGGCCAAATTCCATGGATCCGATGGCAGGCGTCTTATATGCGATGAGCAAGAATCCGGAGGTTGCGCACGAGTACCTGGCTCCCGACGGCTCGCGCCATCCGAACGGCTCCTGGTCCCCGGGCGACAAGATGAAAAGAAGGTGGGAGCTCCTCACGACGCGGCCGCGCGAACAGAATGGCGGGCTCGACGCGTTCACGGCAGCACAGGCTGCGGCCTCCTCCCTGCGCAAGAACGAGAACAAGGATAAGGCCAGTTCCGCGACGTGGCTGAGTGCGCGCTCCATCGAGTATGCGGTCGATGTGGTCGAGGAGAAGGAGTATTCAGACGAGATGAAGCGTAATCTCGCCGTCGTTGCCGCGAACTGCGCGACGGAGGGTGTCAATGTCGCTCGGGGGGGGAGTCCTGATGGACTGGGTCTCGAGGGGGACCCGAGTCGGGATCCGTCCACCTTCTCCACGTTCTTGTATCGAATCATGGACAACAAGGATGCGGCGACGATTGTGTCAGCGGCATTCGCTCGAGAGGTGCGCGACCGGTTCCCGAATGCCAACGATCAACGCACTTTCAAGGATAAGTACCAGGCGATGGGAAATGTGCATGGCTACCTCAACGCGCTCGGGGACAAAAAGGTGGCCGATATGTACGGGGACGACGAGAAGCAGCGAAGTGAGTTCAAGAAGAATGTTACCTGGGGTCTGGGAGTAGGGAGCGCCGCCATTGGCGGAGCCTTCACCGGTCCCGTGGCACCTGCATTATGGGCGGTCGGTAGCGCGGCTGCGACGCCGGCGATCGTCGACAATGCCGTGCCGGACGCTACAGTCCCTGATGATCCGATTACAGATGTTCGCTCGACGTTGCAGGCAGAGGCCTACGGTGAGGCGATTGCGCGTGGGCTTTTCAAGAATCCCGACGCATTGCATCCCAATCTTTTTCGCGATGAGGACGGTGCGTATCCGTGGTACTCAATGGAGAATGGGAAGCCAGTTATCGACTTCTCAGGCAGTCGAGGGGATGCGCAAAACACTCAGATACATGACTGGGCGATCAAGGTTAAAGATGGTAAGCTCGATCCGGATGACGTGATTTCAAATGCCGACAAGGCCATCGATGCTGGCATCAAACAAGGGGAGGCGTTGATTAATGGTGAGAGCGATAAAGATACGGGGTCGATTACGATCAGAAGGTAG